The Gossypium hirsutum isolate 1008001.06 chromosome D07, Gossypium_hirsutum_v2.1, whole genome shotgun sequence genome includes the window aaatagtgaagttaattatttttgtaatctGTTAACATAGATAAGCAAGCATATTGTTCATGCAAGTAGAAAAAGCTTGATTCATAAACGACACCTTTTTTATACAAGTCTTGATTTTCAACCATAACTTATGCTCCTTTTTGCTACATTTGATATTCAGGTAGATACCGAGTCACTTTAACAAGTACCAGTTGAATATACGTTATATTTGGAGTACAAAATATGCAACAACTCTTACTAGAACCAAGCAGCACCTATAAGATCTCGAAGGAACCTAGCCATATAAGACAGAAGATTCATGACTCAATTGAAGTGCTAAATAACTTGCTCAAATAGGCAGAGACAAGTCATACTCCTTCACTTAGAAGACAATCCCAAGACTAGATCCTTTAGGGCTAGGAACCATAGATATGTAACATGGAACATGGGcatgaaacaaaaagaaatttgttttcctCAGTAAGTGTACAATTAACAGGAATTCGGAAAATAAGTGATAGGTCCACCAATATCTCatactctctctctttctctgcTTTAGTGTTAACCTCAATAAGAATGCAAGAACTAGTAACTGTTAATACGTTTGGCTTTCTTGATAAAAATTGTCCCCCAAAAGAAAGAGCTACATGCAGAACTCAATTAATTGTGATGCACATTTAGGGCACAAACTGATCAACAAAGACACGTAGGAAGTTCCAGGGTGTATATAAGACAAAACATGATTTTCTAAAACTTACCGTGACATTATATTTGAAGTAAACATTGAGGGTTGTTATAAAGTAGCTGTATTCATCTCGAATAACCGGAGATGAGCAAGTTCCATGCTTCTCTGCAAGTGAAAATGCAATACTTACAAACAGCAAGAGTAAATACTGAGATAAAAGAGTATTTGTACTATTTTCTCCCTAAATTTTATGCTTGCAAGTGCTTGTTCatcaaaatttaaccaaattatttgtaGATATATTCATTAGGAAAGCAGCATTATGTTAGGTAAATATATCtaaataaaatatcatcattACTTCCTTGGGTACTATCAGATTATAATCAAGGAAAATAAATAGCCATTTCTCAAGATCAATAATCACATATAAAATCTACCATGTCTAATTATAAAACATGTTAATCAACTTTTACTTTTTTGGTTAAAGCCTCAACAACCCAATGAAAACGAAAGAagcaaataggtcattttaagaACAGTCAACTACTAGGCATTAGCATTCCTTTTGATTCCCTTCCTTTACACCCATCTGATTGCTTAAGGTTGATCCTATGTCTTATAAACTGCCATTCATTTCATATGGTCAGAGCTGTCATTTTGTACTAGCATCCTGACGGCTCTAAAATTTCACCAACAGAAAATATTTCGAAGAGGGTTCAGGTGTGCAGCAGGCACATAATCTCATCATCCCTCTTAAATATCTCATACTTCGAATAAGGTGGAAAACCTATAAAGTGAACATAAGAAGTAAATCATATCATACAAAGCTGAAGATACTTACCCCACTTCCAGATCGCATCCCAATTTCGCCATCAATAGATTCAAGAACGAAGCAATTATTAGTTTTTTTGCCTTGGTCGAGAATAACTTAGAAACATATAAGAAATACAAGACAATATCCACCTCATGAGCCCAAAATAACCCTTTTCCACTGAAGCAAGTTGATGATTTGCCACAATATAACGATGGCCAGTACTTCTCAAGTGCATCAAGCAATGTTGAAATCTACGTACATTTAGAAACAAAGATAAGGCACGAGAgccaaaagatgtcataagtACTGAACTGAATACACAAGTAGagagataatatatatatggagaaagagaatttgtttaagCACAGATGTTATCCTATGTATCAGGACATAGAAGAAGATATGTGCCAATATAACAGCTGTTaaagtttttatttcaattttttaagttCCAAATAAACCGAAATAGGTAGCTATGCTATTGCTATAAACTTAATACATCTCTACACATTAGATATcataaaataaaaggaagaaaCTATTGAACTGAATAATTATACCAATGACAGAATATCACAAGGTGTAGTCTATGTCATCAGGAAATGCTCACTATACGTTGGTGTCAGTCTTCAACACGcataaataagtaaatgaaaaACAGTTGCCGGGCAGGCTTTAAAGCATCTTTATACATAAGCTGATTCCATAAAGTTACAAAAGCTATAGGGCATAGGTTGAAATCCAGGTGCAGTAATCAAACATGTTTTGGAAAGAAGAAATTGCAAATTAAATAACAGAAACAACACACCTCTTTGACATCAAACTGAGATCGGTAACAACAGGAGGGCCAGGTTCCATCATTATAATCCGGCCACAAACCATCTATCAAGAagataaaagtaaatatatatatattagcacaTTTCTAGTCTCCTCATGTCCGTGATGGATTAACATCTAGAGGGGAAATTAAGGTCTGCTCATTATTGACCATGGAAGAGTTGACAAACCTAAACTATCTCAAAACCTCTCTTCCTTTACAAGAAACCTAAAATATGGTTACAATTGCAATTTTTTAAGTTCGTCGCCGCTTCTTACTTTTTACTGGTATTAAACTGCGGACGGCAGTATTTTGgcacaaaattttatattttatggatAATCCATTGGATTTCAATCAAGAGTCTctatgattaaataataataattaatatattgaaaaccAAACACTTACGAATGGTAAATTCAGTTGGAGAGTTTGAGCTGCCAGGTAGAAAACGAAAAGATTAAAAACTAATACAATAAATTAAGAATGAAATTTGCctcgagaaaagaaaagaagaagaaatgagagAATAAGTTGAAAAGCTGATTTACCCTCGGCAGCAGGCATTGGAGGAGCAGCAATGGCGAGTCTTGTGGCAGATGGTGCCGGGCCATTGAAGAGACAAAGCAAAGTAATCGAACTCCCTCTGAGCTCCATCTATGCTTCCATTGATGCCTATCATCAAACAGGCAGCCATCATTAAGGCCAAGCAGGGAGGGATTTGGGCAGAGAGGGAcgccattttcttcgttttttttttctcttttttttcgccttaaaaatcaataaaatgtTTTGGCTTTGGGGAATTTTATAGAGTTGTCATTTGCCATTGTCGCTTTAACGAACAAAACTGGTTGGTGCAATAATTGAGAGGTATATGCTTTATTTGGtgcaatattttatattaaaatattaaaaatattttatttttatattttccgaaatttgaaaataatattttatattaaattacactaaaaaaaaatttctacatcttcttcatcttctttggTCTCCTTTCTCACCAAATTCTTCTTCATCTTCGTGattcataaatttaaattataaataaagaatgAGAATTAAGCAACACAAGAATGTGATGCATtctaatcattttcataacataatgGGCAATAAAATCCCTAAAACTGTGTTCAACATTTTTTCTAAACAATTTTTAAAGGTGAGTTCAGTCACTCTCTTACTATATATAAATACCCCTAACTACCCTagaattcattaaaatattttatctttataaCAAGATTGACCATAacatagaggtgatcatgggtttgGCCGGGTTCGGGCCAggcccaaaaaaaattttaagctcattttttAGGCCCAGGCCCGGCtcgaaatatgggcttaaaattttgtccaagtctGACCGAAAaaaattgctaagcccgagcccggcccatatttgattaaaaataaaaaatatatatttaatatataattcggatTAAAAgtccaaaatatatatttaataaaaagtatatttgattaaaaataaaaatatatatatttaatatataattcgggctggGCCAGGCCCGTGTCAAAAAAGTCTTACCCGAGGCccagcccgttttctaaacgggtctcttttttgtccaaacccatattttgggcctatatttttaccctaaCCCTCCCATTTTTCAAAGCATAAACCATGATCACCTCTATCATAACATAGAGCAAAATTATATCTTCAAAGCACACAATCAAGCTTACttgcaaaataaaagaaaactcaTATCTAATTAAATGCAACACGtcctaaaaaaaattcaaaccacaATAATTCACTAGAAATTCGAGAAACAAGCAAAAGAAAAATGACAATCAAAAAATTACGAatgaatttatcaaataatttgtaGATTGAAATGTAAAGATATCAATCTAGATGAATCCAACCTATGACAAATTGTATGAGAAAAAATGGTTCTTCTAATCATGAATTAGTCTATTCTGCCAATTTTTTTTCTCCCCTTACCCTCTCCCCTTTTATCTTCCTCcttaaaaaaagttgaaataataTGATGctaaacaatataaaattaatttaaaattttgatttcattGAAATCAAGAAAACAATCAAAACTATAAACAACGATCAAGAAGGAAAATATGGCTGGACTTAATCTATTCCTCgtcaaaagagaaaaagataatTAACCACTTGAAATGAAACCCAATAAACCATCTCCACACTTGaagaaccaaataaaaaaaaatcctatcCCTATTTGCTACataccatctccgtccatccctgCACACCAATTAGGGTAATAAATACTCATCCAACCCCGCAGGCCTATAAGTGAGTGTATGTCACTTTTCAGAATAGCGCAATCAGCAAGCTGCCAGAAATAGTACGGTAACCCGCCAGAATCAGATAAATGAAGTAAGGATCTTTAGCATTCTGATTGGCAAGTTTGTTGAACAAAAAGGGAGAATAGAGTATAGATAATGATGAGTAGAAGTAGATATATGAAAGCTATTGGTTTTGAGTGATTGTTTATGTTATGTCATTTTGCTGATTAAATGAAGTTGTTTATGTTTCTTAAAAAAGATGTTGCTGATTTTGAAGATGCATCAAACCTTGTGGTGGTGATTTCTTTTACTTTTGAACTCTTATTTAATCTGGTCTGTATAAGTGAGATGATGATACTTATGTGCTAATACTATTATTGTGGTTGTTGTGGCATTGCTGAATTGATTTGGAACTATGATGATACTATAATGATGTTATGTTGTGATGTATGATTTACTTTGTTGCACTCCACTTTATTTGTCCTTACTTAGACATAATTTAGTATTTTGATTGTTGGTGCAAATTCTAGACATAATATTGatagttaaaattattatattatgtacTAATTTGAGCTAAGCAGAGTGAGGTTGGTGTTGTGGGGGAGCTATTGTTGACTGTTGTAGTTAGCTTcctatattatttgattttgtttatcAAATTGCCAAAGAGGGAGACTGTTGAGGTAAAATATGTTGAAGATTGTTAAGTAGCACTCAACAGTGCCAACTGCAGACTACCACGAAGATGGTTAAAAACTTGTCTTATTTGATTTGacaatttaatgaagaaaatctTTGGATCTGATTATATATTGTTATATTGAAGATACTTAAGTTCATTTATGAAAATCAATCATTGGCATTTGAAGATTAGATTAGATTCATGTGAATAAATAAAGTCCTTAGAATGTGGAGATTTGATCAAGATAGTGTTGTTGATTTTAGAGAGCATGTATTCGGTTGAttgtactttgatttttattaatgtaa containing:
- the LOC107955005 gene encoding ribonuclease 2, whose amino-acid sequence is MASLSAQIPPCLALMMAACLMIGINGSIDGAQREFDYFALSLQWPGTICHKTRHCCSSNACCRGSNSPTEFTIHGLWPDYNDGTWPSCCYRSQFDVKEISTLLDALEKYWPSLYCGKSSTCFSGKGLFWAHEWEKHGTCSSPVIRDEYSYFITTLNVYFKYNVTKILNEAGYVPSNSERYPLGGIVSAIENSFRATPEVICSKEAVEEIRLCFFKDFKPRNCLASKTSCPKYVSLPAYVSMGREASESEMA